Genomic segment of Priestia megaterium NBRC 15308 = ATCC 14581:
TAATCTATTTATTATCTCAGTCAAAGTAAAAAAATGAGCTGTTTTTTTACGATTAATTTTTGAATTTTAGTTGTTGATGTTCAATGATATAGATACAATCTGCTACACGATCAATAAACATGCGATCATGTGAAACAAGAAGAACAGTGCCTTCATAAGCTTGTAAAAAGCGTTCTAACGCTTCAATACAAAAAACATCTAAAAAATTTGTCGGCTCGTCTAAAACCAAAACGTTATATCTTCCTAAAAAAAGCTGACACAATACGAGACGAATCGCTTCTCCTCCACTTAAATTGCGGACATTTTTTCTTAAATCATTACCTGTAAAGTTCATTTCGTGAAGGACGGAGCGTATCTTGCTTTCGCCGTAATCGCTTCGTTCTTTCATAAATGCTAGTACAGTTTCATCCTTTTCAAATTGATAGCCGATTTGTTCATAAGATCCAATGACTGCTTTAGGAGACATCGTTATACCTTCACCTTGCTGTAAAATATGACGAAGGAGAGTTGTTTTTCCTGAACCGTTATTTCCCGTAATCGCGATGGTGCTGCCTAATTGGAATTGAAAACTTGCTTCTTTAAGAAGAATTTTGTTTCCTGCCTTTAGCGTTAATTGATTAGCCATAATTGGGAACTTATTGTGTAGCTTGAGCGCTGTTGGTTGATGAAAATGAAGGCTTTGTTCTTTTTCTGGCGCCTTCACTGCTTCAAGTTGTTCCACTCGCTGTTCAATCGCTTTTGCTGCCCGTTGAACAGCTTTTTGGCTTGTCTCTTTTGATTTAGTCATAAACATTTTATTCGCCTTGGCTTTCGTTTCCTTTTTTGATATATGTCCATTTGCCTGTGTAATTTTATCAGCCTTTTTCATCTTTTCCTCTGCCGCCTTTATAAGACGAGTTTTTTCTTTCATATACTTTTCATACTGTTCTTGTTGTCGCTGTCGCTGCAGCTCTTTTTGTGTTAGGTAATCTGAATAGTTACCTGTATATTCCGTTACAAATCCGTCTTCTACTTCCCAAATTTTTGTCACAAGGTTATCTAGTACATAACGATCATGGCTCACAAGAACAAGTGCACCATAATAATAAGTTAATTCCTCAATGAAAAACTGTGTACCAGCTAAGTCTAAATGGGTTGTCGGCTCATCAATCAATAAAGCTTCATGATAGGTAGAAAATAATTGA
This window contains:
- a CDS encoding Msr family ABC-F type ribosomal protection protein, which codes for MEKVCIELENIELSFLDQLVLDIPRLTVHQFDRIGIVGKNGVGKSTLLKLMAGQVMPDRGQINCFVDFAYFDQLTTPVDEEVDYELVGKLSIPQTEVDNLSGGEQTRLKLAQLFSTYHEALLIDEPTTHLDLAGTQFFIEELTYYYGALVLVSHDRYVLDNLVTKIWEVEDGFVTEYTGNYSDYLTQKELQRQRQQEQYEKYMKEKTRLIKAAEEKMKKADKITQANGHISKKETKAKANKMFMTKSKETSQKAVQRAAKAIEQRVEQLEAVKAPEKEQSLHFHQPTALKLHNKFPIMANQLTLKAGNKILLKEASFQFQLGSTIAITGNNGSGKTTLLRHILQQGEGITMSPKAVIGSYEQIGYQFEKDETVLAFMKERSDYGESKIRSVLHEMNFTGNDLRKNVRNLSGGEAIRLVLCQLFLGRYNVLVLDEPTNFLDVFCIEALERFLQAYEGTVLLVSHDRMFIDRVADCIYIIEHQQLKFKN